In the Carassius gibelio isolate Cgi1373 ecotype wild population from Czech Republic chromosome A2, carGib1.2-hapl.c, whole genome shotgun sequence genome, one interval contains:
- the afg3l2 gene encoding AFG3-like protein 2 → MAHRYLHLSRGCRNFLHALLPNVRSTNRVQSVQGVGQIALGRRSLLSQVLGTYRRLSSKPPKGFEKYFPNNKNGAPKNGEPKPSNAEVKEAKPANSQKSTGGGGSSGGGKRGGRKDESNWYSRLQKGDVPWDDKEFRLYFLCGTAFWTAVTYYFFFRDGGREVTWKDFVNGYLAKGVVDRLEVINKRYVKVIFTPGKTPVDGQYVWFNIGSVDTFERNLETAQLEMGIEGENRLPVVYSTESDGSFLLSMLPTILIIGFLLFMLRRGPAGAGRPGRGMGGLFSVSETTAKVLRDDIDVKFKDVAGCEEAKLEIMEFVNFLKNPKQYQDLGAKIPKGAILTGPPGTGKTLLAKATAGEANVPFITVNGSEFLEMFVGVGPARVRDLFVLARKNAPCILFIDEIDAVGRKRGRGNFGGQSEQENTLNQLLVEMDGFNTATNVVVLAGTNRPDILDPALMRPGRFDRQIYIGPPDIKGRASIFKVHLRPLKMEAQLDKESLARKMAALTPGFSGADIANVCNEAALIAARHLSDAINQKHFEQAIERVIGGLEKKTQVLQPEEKKTVAYHEAGHAVAGWFLEHADPLLKVSIIPRGKGLGYAQYLPKEQYLYTKEQLLDRMCMTLGGRVSEEIFFGRITTGAQDDLKKVTQSAYAQIVQFGMNEKVGQVSFDLPRQGEMVLEKPYSEATACLIDSEVRNLINMAYQRTQQLLTEKKAEVEKVALRLLEKEVLDKNDMVELLGRRPFAEKSTYEEFVEGTGSMDEDTSLPEGLKDWNKERGSEKEESTEEQVARQITGGMPF, encoded by the exons ATGGCACACCGATATCTGCATCTGTCCAGAGGCTGCAGGAACTTTCTCCACGCGCTGCTGCCAAATGTCAGATCAACAAACCGTGTGCAATCG GTTCAGGGTGTTGGGCAAATTGCCCTAGGCCGAAGATCCTTGCTTTCTCAGGTCTTGGGCACGTATAGAAGATTAAGCTCCAAACCTCCCAAAG GATTTGAAAAATACTTCCCTAATAATAAAAACGGTGCTCCAAAAAATGGAGAGCCCAAGCCATCCAATGCAGAAGTCAAAG AGGCCAAACCAGCCAATTCTCAGAAGAGCACTGGTGGAGGTGGAAGTAGTGGAGGAGGAAAAAGAGGGGGGCGTAAAGATGAATCCAATTGGTACAGCCGTCTCCAAAAG GGCGATGTTCCGTGGGACGATAAAGAATTCCGTCTGTATTTCCTGTGTGGAACAGCCTTCTGGACCGCTGTCACATATTATTTCTTCTTTCGAGATGGAGGAAGAGAGGTCACCTGGAAAGACTTTGTAAATGGTTACCTTGCAAAAGGAGTG GTTGACAGGTTGGAGGTTATAAACAAGCGATATGTGAAAGTCATCTTTACTCCGGGTAAAACTCCGGTTGATGGG CAATACGTGTGGTTCAACATCGGCAGTGTGGACACATTTGAGCGGAACCTGGAAACTGCTCAGCTAGAGATGGGTATTGAGGGAGAGAACAGACTGCCAGTGGTCTATTCCACTGAAAGCGACGG GTCGTTCCTCCTTAGCATGTTGCCCACCATCTTGATCATCGGCTTCTTACTGTTCATGCTGAGGAGAGGGCCTGCCGGGGCAGGGAGGCCAGGGAGGGGAATGGGTGGGCTCTTCAGCGTCAGCGAGACCACTGCCAAAGTACTACGAGATGATATTGACGTCAAATTCAAAGATGTGGCGGGCTGTGAGGAAGCCAAATTGGAGATCATGGAGTTTGTCAACTTTCTTAAGAACCCAAAGCAGTACCAGGATTTGGGTGCCAAGATTCCAAAG GGGGCTATTTTGACTGGACCCCCAGGGACCGGAAAGACTTTACTCGCCAAGGCCACTGCGGGAGAGGCCAACGTCCCCTTCATCACTGTCAATGGATCCGAGTTCTTAGAGATGTTCGTGGGGGTTGGACCTGCCAGG GTTCGGGATCTCTTTGTGTTGGCCCGGAAGAATGCCCCATGCATTCTGTTCATAGACGAGATCGATGCTGTTGGAAGAAAGAGAGGCAGAGGCAACTTTGGCGGACAGAGTGAACAAGAGAACACGCTCAACCAGTTACTAGTTGAAATGGATG GATTTAACACGGCTACCAATGTTGTAGTGCTGGCAGGCACCAACAGACCAGATATTCTAGACCCAGCTCTGATGAGACCCGGACGCTTTGATAGACAGATATATATCG GGCCACCAGATATCAAAGGCAGAGCCTCTATATTCAAAGTCCATCTGAGACCACTAAAGATGGAAGCACAGTTGGATAAAGAATCTCTGGCAAGGAAGATGGCTGCTCTAACACCTGGTTTTTCAG GAGCGGACATCGCTAATGTGTGCAACGAGGCTGCGCTAATCGCAGCCCGCCACCTTTCTGATGCCATCAACCAAAAACACTTTGAGCAAGCCATCGAACGAGTCATTGGGG GTCTTGAGAAGAAGACGCAGGTGCTGCAGCCAGAGGAGAAGAAGACCGTGGCTTACCATGAGGCTGGTCATGCTGTAGCTGGCTGGTTCCTTGAGCACGCTGACCCTTTGCTTAAA GTGTCCATCATCCCACGTGGGAAGGGTTTGGGCTATGCCCAGTATTTGCCTAAAGAGCAGTACCTGTACACCAAGGAGCAGCTGCTGGACAGGATGTGTATGACGCTGGGTGGGCGTGTGTCTGAGGAGATCTTTTTTGGCCGCATTACTACAGGGGCACAGGATGACCTGAAGAAAGTGACACAGAGTGCCTACGCACAG ATTGTGCAGTTTGGCATGAATGAAAAGGTCGGGCAGGTGTCTTTTGACCTGCCACGGCAGGGAGAGATGGTTTTGGAGAAGCCCTATAGCGAGGCCACGGCCTGCCTCATCGACAGCGAGGTCAGAAACCTCATCAACATGGCCTATCAGCGCACACAGCAGCTGCTGACTGAGAAGAAGGCTGAGGTGGAGAAG gtggcactaCGTCTCCTGGAGAAAGAGGTTCTGGATAAGAATGACATGGTGGAGCTGCTGGGCCGAAGGCCGTTTGCTGAAAAGTCAACTTATGAAGAGTTTGTGGAGGGAACGGGAAGCATGGACGAGGACACATCGCTGCCGGAGGGCCTGAAAGACTGGAACAAGGAGCGCGGCAGCGAGAAGGAGGAGAGTACGGAGGAGCAGGTGGCCCGACAGATCACTGGTGGTATGCCCTTCTGA